The Methylocella silvestris BL2 DNA segment TCGCCGACTGGGAGGCTGACGCGATCCGGTCGGCGCTCGCCAAGACGGCGGGCAATATTTCGGAATCGGCCCGACAGCTCGGGATCACGCGCGCGACCCTGTACCATAAGATGGCGCGGCTCGGTTTGCGTAAATGAGGGACAAGACGGCGCCATAGCTGGGAGAGAAAAATGGACGAAGACGTCGAACAATTTCTCGCCGCGATGGCAAAAAGCGCCGACGCCACAACCCATGAATTGGAGATCGAGGAAGCGGCGCTGCGCGCCCTGATCGGCGGCGCGCGCGCCGAGGAGCTGGAGCTGCTTTGGACGCAGCAGCTTGATCCCGCCGATGAAGAAGACATCAAGCGCTACATGGATTGGAACGACAAAAAGTTGATCTGGATCTGGCGCCGCCTCGAGCGTTCGCGCGAGCGGCGGGTCGCCGCGGGACGCGCCTATATGATCAACAGCCAGGGCACCGCGGCGCCGGCGATTTCCGCTCCAGCGAAAGCCGGCGCGCGGCCTCGCAAACCTCTTTAAGCCGGCGTCGCTGCGCCGCGCTTTTTTGACGCCGCCCTGAGCCGGCGGGGCTTTTCGCCGGCCAACCAGGCTGCCGGATGGAGCATGACGCCGAATAGCATCACGGCTTTCGGACCGGCATCATGCTCTAAACACGAAGGTCGATCACGGTCATGGTCTTGGATTTAGGCGAAATCCAAACGCATCGTGGCCCAACAAGGCTTTGCGCGTCGCCGCGCGAAGAGGCTGTGACGCGTTGCAAGCCGAATACAACACGCGCAACGAACAAGAACACAAGCGACGAAAGAGAACGCGGTCGGCGTTCCAGGTGAGGAAACAATGGCAAAAGATATTCGCTATGGCGACGCCGCGCGCCGCAGGATGCTCGCGGGCGCGAACCTACTGGCCGATGCGGTTCAGGTGACTCTCGGACCGCGCGGCCGCAATGTGGTGATCCAGCATCGCACCTCGGGGATTCTGCCGGTCGTAACCAAGGATGGGGTCACCGTCGCCCGATCGATCGCCGTCGACGATCGATTCGAAAGCGCCGGAATCAACATGTTCAAGGAAATGGCGGGCCGCGTTTCCAAGGAATGCGGCGACGGCACGACGACGACCATCGTGCTCGCCCGCTTCATCGCCCGCAAGGTTCTGCGGGCCATGAGCTCCGGACTTGATCCGAACGGGCTGCGGACGGGGCTGGAGCTTGCGACGCAGACCGCGGTCGAGGACCTGAAGCGACGGGCGAAGAGCTGCGCCGATGAGCGCTCGATCGTTCACATCGCCGCGACCGCGTCGAACGGCGACTTATCTGTCGGCGAGCTGCTGGCCTCCGCCTTCAAAAAGGTCGGCCCGAACGGCATCGTCAACGTCAGCCTCGGCAATGGGACGAGCGACGAAATCGCGTTTCAGGAAGGCGCGCATTGGGAACAGGGCTGGCTCTCGCCCTATTTCATGACGGACAAGACGCGCCGCATTGCAGAGCTGATAAACCCCTACGTGCTCCTCTACGATCGCCCCATCAAACAGTTCGACGAGTTGATCCCGATCCTCGATCAGGTGCGGCAGGCTGAAGGATCTCTGTTGATCATCGCCGACGACATCGAGGAAGCGGCGCTCGGCGGGATTTTGCTCAACCATATCCGTTGCGTCCTGAAGGCCGTTGCGGTGAAGCCGCCGGCCTATGGCGACCGCCGCAAGGAGACCCTTGCGGATCTCGCCTGCCTTCTCGGCGGTCGGGCGATCCTGGAGGACAATGGCGACGAACTGAGCCATGTAAAGCTCGCCGATCTCGGCCGCGCCAACCGCGCTGAAGTCACCGAGAGTGAGACGACCCTGTTCGGCGGGGCGGGCGACGCCGACAAGATTGCCGAAAGGGTGCATGCGCTCCGGTTCGAGGCGGAACGTCTGCAAAAAAACGATCGGGGCTCTCCCACGGGAAAGCTGCACGACCTCGAGGAATTCGACGAACGAATCGGCAATCTGTCCAGCGTCACCGCAACAATCCATGTTGGCGGCGGGACGGAAACGGAGATGAAAGAGCGTCTCCAGCGCGTCGAGAACGCAAGAAACGCCGTCGCCGCGGCGCTAGCCGAAGGAGGGCTTCCTGGCGGCGGCGCGGGGCTTCTGCGCTGCCGAAAAGCCCTGAGCGGCCTCTCGTCCACGGATATCGCCGTCAGGCACGGTATTCAGATCATCGCTGACGCGGTGGGCGAACCCTTGCGCCGGATCGCCGACAATTCCGGCAAGGACGCGCTGGCCGTGGCGTATGAGACGCTGGCCTCGAGCGATGAAGGCTTCGGCTGCGATGCGAGAACGGGACGGTTCGGCGATTTATTCGAGGCCGGCGTGATCGATCCGCTGCGCGTGACGCGCCTTGCCTTGCAGCACGCCACCATCACAGCGAGCACGCTCATGACGACGGAATGCGTCGTCGCCAATTTGCCGCCGGACGATCCGACATTCGGCTATACGGGAGAATGGGCGGCGGCGACGCGCGAAGATCCGCGTTTGTGAGATCCATGTGACGGCGCGATAAAGCCTGCGCCGCGCCGATATGTTCGCGGAGGCGCAGGCAAACTCGGCGCCGCGATCATGCAGCAGGGCGCGCGCGATGCGACGGCGCCCTGTTGTGATTCTGCCGGAATGCCATTCGCGCTTAATCCAAAGGTCGCCGTCACTGTGCATATCGCCTGCGAACCGCTCGACCGGACGCATCGGGTCCCTGTTCAGATGACATACGCTGTATAGAAAAGCGCAGGTCAATTCCCGCTAAATGCCTGTAGCAATGTTTTCGTCAACCTTTTTGCCATTGCAACGTATACATCTAACATACTGTTTAAGCGTGTGTTTTTTAAGATTCCGAGTCGATGTTCCGATTGCTGTTTGATCCTGCCGTCGACTGGCACGCCTCCTGCGATTGCTTTGTCAGCAAGGCGAACGCGAAATATGCGGGCGCCGAAATTCCGACAAAAGCGGGAGGCGCTTCAATGAGCAATACCAGGAGTTTTTTGTTTGTCGGGGCCGCCATCATGGCCGGGCTCCTTTGCCGCGAAGCGAGCGCGGAAGATCCTTCGCGCGCATTCATCGACCGCTTGTCCGGGGAGCCGTTCAGAACCAATAGCGCCGGTCCGGTTTCGACCAAGATCGAAACTAATCCTGCGCAAGCCTATATTGACAGGCTGGCGGGCGCCACGCAGGTCGCCGAACACCTTGGGCCCGGCACGACGGCGATCACAACCGACACGACACAAGACTTCATCGATCGCGTGGCTGCGCCACATGCTTTCACCACCCGCGGCGCAAGCACAGGCCGGCAACGCTCCGCAGCTGCCCATTGAGCCCTTTCTTGAACTGCCCGCATGAAGATCAATCGACCACATGAAGGCCGATCGTTCGCTACTCCAAAAAATACTTTCAATGCCAAGAAAAAAGAAAAATCAAAGGGACATGCGTCATGAACGATTCAAGGAGGCAGTATCTTGCCGGAACTCCGGCCCTATCCAAGGCTCAGATCGGCGTTTTTTTGAAGAGCTACGGTCTGCGGGCGACTCGTCAGCGTCGAGGCCTCGTGAGGCTGCTCTTCGGCAAGAACGATCGGCATGTAACAGCCGAATCTTTGGCTAATGAGGCCAGAGCCGCAAATACCCACACATCAATGGCCACAGTCTACAACGTTCTCAATCTGTTTGCGCAGGTGGGACTGATCCGCAGTCTGGCAATCGAGGGAGACAGGGCGATTTTTGACACGAACACAAGCGACCATTCTCACTATTTCTTTGAGGATACAAAGGAGGTTCGCGATATCGAATCGAGCGAAATGAACCTCGCCGCTCATATTGAGGCGCCAGACGGCTACGAGGTTTCAAGGGTGGATGTTGTCGTGACGTTGAGGCGAAAGGACGCGACGCCGCCTGCGCGGGCCGGTCGGTGACTCGTTCCAGTAGCGTATCGAATTCAAATTGAAGCGTAAGTATTCGCCTTCGGTAGATCGACCGGCGCGCTAATTGGCGGCGCTATTGGAGCCCGAACGGCTCAAACGATGCAGGCCGGTATCATTTCTGACGCTTTCCTTCGGACGTCCTGCGGAAGCCCCGTCCCGCAGGACGTCTTTTTTTGCGCCTAGCATGATGAGCTGTAAGTTTGCCCTTTAACGCGATGAGCCGCCTCCATGCGCGTCGCCGGGCCGCTACAATCGGCGAGGTCTTGAAGTCCGACATATCTCCATTTTAAACACTTTGCTTAAGCAGACGTCGGGCGCCTCCGCGCAGCCGTTCTCGGCGATGCGCCCCGCGGCGTCGAGGCGGCCGGCACGTCAGGCTCACACCCGATTCCCGCATGATGAACCCGGTGCGCCAAAAGCGGACCCACATGCGGTTGCGGATTAATGCTTTGCGAGACTTAGGATGTAAGCCGCGATGGAATCGGTTTCTTGTTGATCCAATATGATATTCGGCATGGTCGGATGGGACGACCGAAGGAAGACTTTGATCGCGAGTTCGCTTGTCGATGGCATGCGGCTGATGTCGACGAAGCTGGGGGCCTTTGAGTTCGCAGGTTGCGGCGTTGGAACGGGGCCAACCTGATGACAGGCGCTGCAGACGGTCTCGGCGAGCTGCCGCCCGATGGCTGGATCTGCCGTTTGGGCGTTGGCGTTCGAAAAGGAGACGACTGCGGCGAGAAGCGCCGTGGGTGAGTTGAATTTTATCATCGACCAGCTTCTTTTGCTCACTTCGGCTTCCCCTCGTTAAACACACGCGCCGATTTTCTTAGGTACGTCCGCTGATTTTGGGCGGATGCCTTTTCGAGCGCTCTCACGCGCGCCGAGACGCAGCGGCGCGCGAATCCATTTTACATCGCACGGGCAATAATTTCGTTACCAGATTGCGATTTAGTCTGGGGGCTGCGGGCTCGGAGATCGTAGCGCCTTTACAAATTCACGGACAGGGGAATACTCCCAAGGCCATTCCTGTTCCGGCGGCCGCTGCGGGCTTGGAATTCAGAGACGAAACTGCCAATCAGGACCGACGGCCTTCCGCCTGCGAAGCCGTTAGCCCGCTGCGGCCTTTCCGCCGCCGGACGACGCATGAGCCGCAGGGCCGTCGACGCAACAGCGCCCTGACGCTGAATGGCCTCGCAGACAGCAGGTCTGTATGGCTCTCTGCTTCAGTCTGGACGAGGAGACGAATGGCTACTTTGCGTTTGTAGGGGCGTGTTCTCCCGCGCCTTCGGGCGGCGGCGTGACTCAGGTTGGCGCGCGACGCTTGCACGTGCGGCAAACGAACCAAATTACGCTGATGCGCCGGAGCCGGCCGTTGGCGCCCGGGACCCCAGACGCCTCACTCGTCATTGCTCGCGCGCCGGCCGCTGGCTGGCGCGCGGACCACGCAAGGTCGATTCGCTTAAGCGATCTTGAGCCGATCGGCGTTGGCCGCGACGTGTTCGCGATATCGGCCAATGACTTCGTCGAAAGAGCCGCCCGCGATCAAGGTGGACATCGCCTCAAATCCAGCGTCGATCTTTTCGTTGATCATGAGGCTGGTTTCGTCGCTTGCCGAAGAGCCGCCCATGGCCAGTTTCAGTAACCGGAGGCCGATCACGCTGTTTGATTCGATCAAAAGTGAGGTGAAGGCGTGTGTAGACCTAAACATTGAAGCTGCTCCGGGCAGCCTGCATGCTGCAATGAGTGAAGTCTGAATGTGTCACGAAAGTTCCACTAAAGCACACCCCACGCGTTTCGGCGGCGCGTGGCGTGCTTGGCAGCGTCGAGCCGCCGGCGCCGGAGCATCGAGAGCGAGGCGCATGGAAAAATGGAGCCGGCGCGCAAACCGGCTCCATGTTCAAGGCAGGAATTTGCCGCAGCCTGCGCAGCGAGGGGAGGCAAGTCGAAGGCCGACAGCAAGGTCCAGATATCCAGGATGACAGGTAATCCACCGCCCGAGCTATAGCCAA contains these protein-coding regions:
- a CDS encoding Hsp60 family chaperonin, which produces MAKDIRYGDAARRRMLAGANLLADAVQVTLGPRGRNVVIQHRTSGILPVVTKDGVTVARSIAVDDRFESAGINMFKEMAGRVSKECGDGTTTTIVLARFIARKVLRAMSSGLDPNGLRTGLELATQTAVEDLKRRAKSCADERSIVHIAATASNGDLSVGELLASAFKKVGPNGIVNVSLGNGTSDEIAFQEGAHWEQGWLSPYFMTDKTRRIAELINPYVLLYDRPIKQFDELIPILDQVRQAEGSLLIIADDIEEAALGGILLNHIRCVLKAVAVKPPAYGDRRKETLADLACLLGGRAILEDNGDELSHVKLADLGRANRAEVTESETTLFGGAGDADKIAERVHALRFEAERLQKNDRGSPTGKLHDLEEFDERIGNLSSVTATIHVGGGTETEMKERLQRVENARNAVAAALAEGGLPGGGAGLLRCRKALSGLSSTDIAVRHGIQIIADAVGEPLRRIADNSGKDALAVAYETLASSDEGFGCDARTGRFGDLFEAGVIDPLRVTRLALQHATITASTLMTTECVVANLPPDDPTFGYTGEWAAATREDPRL
- the irrA gene encoding iron response transcriptional regulator IrrA, translated to MNDSRRQYLAGTPALSKAQIGVFLKSYGLRATRQRRGLVRLLFGKNDRHVTAESLANEARAANTHTSMATVYNVLNLFAQVGLIRSLAIEGDRAIFDTNTSDHSHYFFEDTKEVRDIESSEMNLAAHIEAPDGYEVSRVDVVVTLRRKDATPPARAGR
- a CDS encoding c-type cytochrome; amino-acid sequence: MIKFNSPTALLAAVVSFSNANAQTADPAIGRQLAETVCSACHQVGPVPTPQPANSKAPSFVDISRMPSTSELAIKVFLRSSHPTMPNIILDQQETDSIAAYILSLAKH